The Deltaproteobacteria bacterium genome window below encodes:
- a CDS encoding glutamate-1-semialdehyde 2,1-aminomutase, whose product MKENLPVNSYDLFERSKRVTPGGVHSPVRAFKSVGGTPVFFKSANGAEMFSVEGNRYIDFCQSFGPLLLGHRDPEVMATVQETIALAWTFGACEPYSLDLAEWITKRIPWVEKIRFVNSGTEAVMSALRVARAATGKNKILKFDGCYHGHVDSLLVKAGSGLAGDETASDSAGVSSQTANDTIVAPLDDEEAFDRIFERNKSQLAAVIVEPLPANYGLLIQRKELLQKIAARCREAGVLLIFDEVISGFRVCLTGMAGILGIEPDLVTYGKIMGGGFPVGAYGGRHRYLDLVAPSGPVYQAGTLSANPVGMRAGLATLQKCEREGVWSNLDERGNQFAAKLNSEFQAKSLNLQVVNFASIFWIHQAVPTPIRSLKDIPSTHGPGFKKVFHGALERGVYLAPSGYEVGFIGAAHTPALLDEAIVKIVAAAEAAAFS is encoded by the coding sequence ATGAAAGAGAACTTACCCGTGAATTCGTATGATTTATTTGAACGATCGAAACGAGTCACACCTGGCGGTGTGCATTCTCCAGTTCGCGCATTCAAAAGTGTTGGTGGAACTCCTGTGTTTTTTAAATCGGCAAATGGTGCCGAGATGTTTTCGGTCGAGGGAAATCGATACATAGATTTCTGTCAAAGCTTTGGTCCACTTCTTTTGGGGCATCGGGACCCCGAGGTCATGGCGACCGTTCAGGAAACAATCGCACTTGCGTGGACGTTTGGCGCCTGTGAGCCATATTCACTTGATCTAGCGGAGTGGATCACAAAGCGAATTCCCTGGGTCGAGAAAATACGCTTTGTGAATTCTGGAACTGAAGCAGTGATGAGTGCCTTGCGCGTGGCGCGAGCGGCGACGGGCAAAAATAAAATTCTGAAATTTGATGGATGCTATCACGGCCATGTCGATTCGTTGCTTGTGAAAGCTGGAAGTGGTTTGGCGGGCGATGAAACTGCGAGCGACAGTGCCGGCGTCTCAAGTCAAACTGCCAATGATACTATTGTCGCGCCTCTCGATGACGAAGAGGCGTTTGATCGGATTTTTGAAAGAAATAAGTCCCAGCTTGCGGCCGTGATCGTCGAACCATTGCCGGCAAACTACGGACTTTTAATTCAGCGCAAAGAACTTTTGCAAAAAATTGCCGCTCGCTGCCGCGAGGCAGGTGTGCTGCTGATCTTTGATGAAGTGATTTCCGGTTTTCGCGTGTGTTTAACCGGGATGGCCGGAATTCTTGGTATCGAGCCAGACCTGGTCACTTATGGAAAAATCATGGGTGGTGGATTTCCAGTCGGGGCTTACGGCGGTCGGCATCGGTATTTGGACTTAGTTGCGCCAAGCGGCCCGGTTTATCAAGCCGGGACTTTAAGTGCTAATCCGGTTGGAATGCGCGCGGGTCTTGCGACTTTGCAAAAGTGCGAGCGAGAAGGCGTTTGGAGCAACCTCGACGAAAGAGGCAACCAATTCGCCGCGAAACTTAATAGCGAATTTCAAGCGAAGTCTTTGAACCTACAGGTGGTAAATTTCGCCTCTATCTTTTGGATTCATCAGGCAGTTCCAACTCCGATTCGAAGTTTAAAGGATATTCCGAGCACGCACGGGCCAGGGTTCAAAAAAGTTTTTCACGGAGCGCTTGAGCGCGGCGTATATTTGGCGCCTTCCGGATACGAGGTCGGCTTTATCGGTGCAGCACATACCCCAGCTCTTTTAGATGAGGCTATCGTAAAAATTGTCGCAGCCGCGGAAGCCGCCGCGTTCTCATGA
- a CDS encoding PAS domain-containing sensor histidine kinase — MRLSGMGQTPLKSKSSFLSTGDNTAVVRVANQITNQPSSSPRSGNNHVVELHSARPSDSPWGALAALGSCVWRLDLRSGRTEITPEVTKTFESVFNVDPSCLDEGRFGFTLHVHPDDRDRLLAMLAARIDNSFRSHFRVIDRDGEMRWIYLKVAVSRTQIPGQPQHSDSMWFLAENDTHEKAEAERQKRLLADRILSSLFGSDLSQLPAEEFSSIMLMSKISEKWRPLIEGKGVRWIGPDLAPMGPASVMEGSEPLLILMMDSLFENALDAALSNSSTNGQPWIRFEFFEDDHSIFFAISDSGPGVPLIHRGQIFEPFFSTRPELASGLGLTLARSAAEWHHGGLRLDHYSKNTRLVAQVPKTFRGKISSD, encoded by the coding sequence ATGAGACTATCAGGCATGGGGCAAACACCACTGAAATCTAAATCATCCTTTCTTTCGACCGGCGATAATACGGCTGTGGTTCGCGTTGCGAATCAAATCACCAATCAGCCATCGTCTTCACCAAGAAGCGGCAACAACCATGTTGTTGAACTACACTCCGCTCGACCCTCTGATTCTCCCTGGGGAGCGTTGGCTGCCCTCGGCTCCTGTGTATGGAGACTTGACTTGCGCTCTGGCCGAACAGAGATAACTCCCGAGGTAACCAAGACCTTCGAAAGCGTTTTCAATGTTGATCCCAGCTGTCTTGATGAAGGACGGTTCGGATTCACTTTACATGTTCACCCGGACGACCGCGACCGTTTGCTGGCTATGTTAGCTGCGCGCATAGACAACTCATTCCGTTCGCACTTTAGAGTGATTGATCGCGATGGGGAAATGCGCTGGATTTATTTAAAGGTTGCCGTTTCCCGTACGCAAATTCCTGGTCAGCCGCAGCATTCCGACTCGATGTGGTTTCTGGCAGAAAATGATACTCACGAGAAAGCAGAAGCTGAGCGGCAAAAGCGCCTTCTGGCTGACAGAATTCTTTCTAGCTTGTTTGGCAGTGATTTAAGTCAGCTTCCGGCGGAAGAATTCTCGTCGATCATGCTCATGTCGAAAATTTCGGAAAAATGGCGTCCATTGATCGAAGGAAAAGGTGTGAGGTGGATTGGACCTGATCTGGCTCCAATGGGTCCAGCCTCGGTAATGGAAGGAAGCGAACCGCTGTTAATCCTAATGATGGATTCGCTTTTTGAAAACGCGCTCGATGCAGCGCTATCAAACAGCTCAACGAATGGACAACCTTGGATCCGCTTTGAGTTTTTCGAAGATGATCATTCAATCTTTTTTGCTATAAGTGACTCGGGGCCTGGAGTCCCGTTGATTCATCGGGGCCAAATATTTGAGCCTTTTTTTTCCACGCGACCGGAGCTTGCTTCCGGGCTGGGCTTGACGTTGGCACGCTCGGCGGCCGAGTGGCATCACGGCGGACTTCGCCTAGACCACTATTCAAAAAACACGCGCCTTGTCGCCCAAGTGCCGAAAACTTTTCGGGGAAAAATCAGTTCCGACTAG
- a CDS encoding PilZ domain-containing protein — MEKLTPRRFPRFATDVACRFRTEGTFQWQEGELVNLSKGGVCLKAKSPPAKDETIELEMDLLSEKGEWRKRRLRAKVIWKRGKRAGLGFLPASKF; from the coding sequence ATGGAGAAGTTAACACCGCGTCGTTTTCCTAGATTCGCCACCGATGTTGCATGCCGTTTTCGCACCGAGGGAACTTTTCAGTGGCAAGAAGGCGAACTCGTGAATCTCAGCAAGGGCGGGGTTTGCTTAAAGGCTAAATCGCCGCCAGCAAAAGACGAGACAATTGAACTTGAAATGGATTTACTTTCGGAAAAAGGCGAGTGGCGAAAACGCCGGTTGAGGGCGAAAGTAATTTGGAAACGCGGAAAACGTGCTGGTCTCGGATTTTTACCGGCATCGAAGTTCTAG
- a CDS encoding response regulator transcription factor produces the protein MKSLLLVEDDNSLAETLSERLAKEGYAVQWADCVKAAEAKVALQLFDLLILDVGLPDGSGFEIAKRLRAGNLGILNQSSPFVFLTAMNSAEYRLEGYELGAEEYIPKPFHLKELLLRVKHVLENHASQSTLQIGSRTIYWDALEVRQQDDVVERLQPRDAQLLKLLVTRSPAVVSRDEILDKIWGEANFPSSRTVDNAIVRLRQVLGEPYAQKIRSVRSVGYQWE, from the coding sequence ATGAAGTCGCTGCTACTAGTGGAAGACGATAATTCATTGGCAGAAACTTTGTCTGAACGATTGGCCAAAGAAGGCTACGCTGTTCAGTGGGCAGATTGTGTTAAAGCAGCTGAGGCCAAAGTCGCATTGCAATTGTTTGATCTTTTAATTCTCGACGTCGGACTGCCCGATGGTAGCGGTTTTGAAATTGCAAAGAGGCTTCGTGCGGGTAATTTGGGAATCCTCAATCAATCGTCCCCGTTCGTATTCTTAACGGCAATGAATTCGGCTGAGTATCGATTAGAGGGTTATGAACTTGGAGCTGAGGAATATATTCCCAAGCCATTTCACTTAAAAGAACTGCTCTTGAGAGTGAAACATGTCCTCGAAAACCACGCATCGCAGTCGACTTTGCAAATCGGGAGCCGCACGATCTACTGGGATGCGCTGGAAGTGCGTCAGCAAGATGATGTGGTTGAACGTCTTCAGCCACGAGATGCTCAGCTTTTGAAATTGTTGGTGACTAGAAGTCCTGCAGTCGTCAGTCGTGATGAGATCTTGGATAAGATTTGGGGAGAGGCTAACTTTCCCTCGTCTCGAACGGTGGACAATGCCATTGTTCGATTGCGACAGGTTTTGGGCGAGCCCTATGCTCAAAAAATTCGTTCGGTCCGAAGCGTAGGTTATCAGTGGGAATAA
- a CDS encoding HAMP domain-containing histidine kinase, with translation MENRARVESTGLKPLAASRRLSVKLVLAGVWLAFSLALASWWMVFGLNQLEEMRELTAANAPDEKADAAFKRQHRMLLSEGVVLLVLLLGGGVAILYGIQVERKRARQVEEFFASFTHDLKTSLASLRVQTESLRDDLTEQGSGSARRLLDRIMGDAGRLETQLENALFLADTETSGLLIESVDLKNLVDAISHHWPKMAIDVSGANQRVLGDRRALESVVRNLAQNASRHGQATKLSVEIEKKSDFVEVSFRDNGLGFKGDRRRLGIIFDRQTGTSGSGIGLFLVTKLVERMQGEVRLKKPVDADSSHGFEVTLRLLSADVSPERLD, from the coding sequence ATGGAAAACCGAGCACGAGTAGAAAGCACAGGCCTGAAACCTCTCGCCGCAAGTCGCCGACTTTCGGTGAAGCTCGTTCTTGCGGGTGTGTGGCTTGCGTTTAGTCTTGCGCTCGCATCATGGTGGATGGTTTTTGGACTCAATCAGCTCGAAGAAATGCGTGAACTAACGGCCGCCAACGCGCCAGACGAAAAGGCGGACGCTGCTTTCAAGCGCCAGCATCGAATGCTTCTCAGTGAGGGAGTCGTTTTGTTGGTGCTTCTACTGGGCGGAGGAGTTGCGATTTTGTACGGGATTCAAGTTGAAAGAAAGCGAGCGCGACAAGTTGAAGAGTTTTTCGCGTCGTTCACACATGATTTGAAAACCTCTTTAGCTAGCCTCCGAGTTCAAACCGAAAGTTTACGAGATGATTTGACCGAACAGGGATCTGGAAGTGCGCGCCGGCTTCTTGATAGAATTATGGGTGATGCTGGTCGTTTAGAAACGCAACTTGAAAACGCTTTGTTTCTTGCAGATACCGAAACATCCGGTTTGTTGATCGAGTCCGTTGATTTAAAAAACCTGGTGGATGCGATCAGTCATCATTGGCCCAAAATGGCAATTGATGTCAGCGGCGCAAATCAGCGAGTTCTTGGCGATCGGCGTGCCTTGGAAAGTGTGGTTAGAAATCTTGCTCAAAATGCCAGCCGGCACGGACAGGCGACGAAGCTCTCGGTAGAGATTGAAAAGAAATCTGATTTTGTCGAAGTCAGTTTTCGGGATAATGGCCTCGGATTTAAAGGGGATCGCAGGCGACTCGGGATAATTTTTGATCGCCAAACGGGAACTAGCGGCAGCGGAATCGGCCTTTTTTTAGTGACGAAACTTGTCGAGCGTATGCAGGGTGAGGTTCGGTTAAAAAAGCCGGTTGACGCCGACAGCTCGCACGGCTTTGAAGTGACATTGCGTTTGCTTTCCGCGGACGTCAGTCCAGAGAGGCTAGATTGA
- the hemG gene encoding protoporphyrinogen oxidase, protein MSKHVTVIGAGFSGLVAAWSLSRKGHHVTVIERGPAPGGLIGTFDVDGFKVETAANGLLSSRLVEELFEDCGVPLITAQRTAKKRYLYVDGKITRWPLRLTESVRMGFGLLAIFLFKLFRAKPEESLLAWGSRAFGQSFAKKVLATGVWGIFASPAETLSAKLITQRLFSDVNSEHLKRVRQRGRHRGTVSAEGGMGQLISGLHKCLEARGVVFKFKEDGDRALRNALEATHSNRGDWIVVATSAKQAASLLGLFPIFSKTVSHLATISMLSLISIGVHFSKPAKRLGFGTLFSQDEKVGGSNDGILGALQNSVIFSNRCASGTSSETWILGGQDHGDRYLNLSDDELLQLVLKKRREILGEEEPPVLNFRVTRWPLAIPHFGKNLELTQFELNKPVGPVVLFGNYLGEIGLRSILEQAENLHLKIRI, encoded by the coding sequence ATGTCGAAGCACGTCACGGTGATTGGAGCTGGATTCTCGGGCCTCGTAGCGGCGTGGTCGCTTTCGCGTAAGGGGCATCACGTCACAGTGATCGAAAGAGGCCCGGCACCCGGGGGCTTGATCGGGACTTTCGATGTAGACGGATTCAAGGTTGAAACCGCAGCTAATGGCCTTCTTAGCTCGCGTCTCGTCGAGGAGCTTTTTGAAGATTGCGGCGTTCCGCTCATTACCGCTCAGCGTACCGCGAAGAAAAGATATCTTTATGTGGATGGCAAAATCACCCGTTGGCCTCTTCGACTTACCGAATCAGTTCGCATGGGCTTTGGTTTATTAGCGATTTTTTTATTTAAGTTGTTTCGGGCAAAACCAGAGGAGTCCCTTCTTGCGTGGGGAAGTAGGGCCTTTGGTCAGTCTTTTGCTAAAAAGGTGCTAGCCACGGGCGTTTGGGGAATATTTGCCTCGCCAGCCGAAACACTTTCAGCGAAGCTCATCACTCAGCGACTTTTTTCTGATGTGAATTCCGAACATCTGAAGCGCGTGCGTCAGCGGGGAAGGCATCGCGGGACTGTGTCCGCAGAGGGCGGCATGGGCCAACTTATATCTGGACTGCACAAGTGTCTCGAAGCACGCGGGGTTGTATTTAAGTTTAAAGAAGACGGGGACCGCGCGCTTCGCAATGCATTGGAGGCTACACATTCCAATCGGGGCGATTGGATTGTTGTCGCAACGTCGGCAAAACAGGCAGCGAGCTTACTGGGATTATTCCCGATATTTTCGAAAACGGTCAGTCACCTAGCTACCATTTCGATGCTGAGCTTGATCAGCATCGGCGTTCATTTTTCAAAACCCGCCAAGCGACTTGGTTTCGGCACTTTGTTTTCCCAGGACGAAAAAGTAGGTGGATCCAACGATGGAATTCTGGGTGCCTTGCAGAACTCAGTCATTTTTTCTAACCGGTGCGCCAGTGGAACTTCGTCAGAAACCTGGATTCTCGGCGGCCAAGATCACGGTGACCGCTATTTAAACCTCAGTGACGATGAACTTTTGCAACTGGTCTTAAAAAAGCGACGTGAAATTTTAGGTGAAGAAGAGCCTCCGGTTCTTAATTTTCGAGTGACGAGGTGGCCCCTCGCGATTCCGCATTTTGGTAAAAATTTGGAGCTAACCCAGTTTGAGCTCAACAAACCGGTAGGTCCCGTAGTTCTCTTTGGAAATTACCTTGGAGAAATAGGTTTGCGATCGATATTAGAACAAGCGGAAAATTTGCATTTAAAAATTCGTATTTAA
- a CDS encoding uroporphyrinogen decarboxylase, translating to MLQNSKFQNALRREAQACPPVWFMRQAGRYHRHYQALRSKNDFITLCKDPVLASEVALGPVLEFDFDVSILFSDLLFPLEAFGMGLTYDPGPVLATSLDDDQLKKFKEPEEAAKALEFQNVAMKLTREKLPKGKSLIGFIGGTWTLFTYAVEGAHKGGLEKSKVQLALYRKFCERMVPLLKLNIALQLRGGAEVVMIFDTSAGELDPELFTEIVAPSLKELIRAFPGKVGYYAKGIQSAHLRHSIFNSEEIAGVGFDHRWDLRDVLRTPRNTHGFVQGNFDQSLLFLEPTQFEERALKYLTNLKGLTDLERKGWVAGLGHGVLPGTPEQNVKRYVQLVREVFK from the coding sequence ATGCTACAGAACTCTAAATTTCAAAATGCCCTGCGCAGAGAAGCTCAAGCGTGTCCGCCAGTTTGGTTCATGCGGCAGGCAGGACGTTATCATCGTCATTATCAAGCGCTCCGTTCGAAAAACGATTTCATCACGCTTTGTAAGGACCCGGTTCTAGCGAGCGAAGTTGCACTCGGCCCCGTTCTAGAGTTTGATTTTGACGTTTCAATTTTGTTTAGTGATCTCTTATTCCCTCTAGAGGCTTTCGGTATGGGCCTGACTTATGATCCAGGCCCGGTACTTGCGACCTCGCTGGATGACGATCAACTGAAAAAGTTCAAAGAACCCGAAGAGGCGGCCAAAGCGCTTGAATTCCAGAACGTCGCAATGAAGCTTACACGCGAAAAGCTTCCCAAAGGAAAAAGCTTGATTGGGTTCATAGGGGGGACGTGGACGCTCTTCACCTATGCCGTCGAGGGTGCACACAAAGGAGGACTCGAAAAATCAAAGGTGCAGTTAGCCTTGTATCGCAAGTTTTGTGAACGGATGGTCCCACTCCTGAAGCTTAACATCGCGCTACAGTTGCGGGGTGGTGCTGAGGTCGTCATGATATTTGACACGTCCGCTGGGGAACTCGATCCAGAGTTATTCACTGAAATTGTGGCGCCATCATTAAAAGAACTGATTCGCGCCTTCCCGGGTAAAGTTGGTTATTACGCTAAGGGAATTCAATCCGCGCACCTTCGACATTCAATTTTTAATTCCGAGGAAATCGCTGGCGTCGGATTTGATCATCGGTGGGATTTACGTGATGTTTTACGCACTCCTAGAAATACACATGGTTTCGTTCAGGGAAATTTTGATCAAAGTTTACTGTTTCTCGAGCCGACGCAGTTCGAAGAACGAGCTTTGAAATACCTCACCAATCTGAAGGGTCTTACTGATCTTGAACGTAAAGGTTGGGTCGCAGGACTCGGTCACGGCGTTCTGCCAGGGACGCCAGAACAAAACGTGAAACGCTACGTTCAACTCGTGCGAGAGGTGTTCAAATGA
- a CDS encoding hydroxymethylbilane synthase, whose protein sequence is MKLVLAARQSDLARLQAYETGRALEEAGRKQSKNIKIEYRFRSSLGDQRGDDPLWKMPEKGVFTEDFLNDLESGNVDLVVHSWKDLPVAERPSTLIAATLDRADVRDVILVRKDHWEARKLGSESGPFRILTSSPRRTYCLEQVLEWALPWSQCKAGRPQMEFVPVRGNIATRVGKIGQAHALVVAKAALDRLLESARYQDIDPAFAHSAEELRNAVKNLNFVVLPLSMIPTAAAQGALAIEVRKDHHELLELCRLIDSSRDRECVEEERNILASYGGGCHQKIGVTILKRDYGKVKFLRGLTDAGIRLETASIQSSRSQRFSPAVVWAGEGIHIERKSLPLQEIQKNLQHFLDEAGSVVGYFVARNEALPADLFTEGKCVWTAGLTTWKKLTARGVWVHGSSEGLGEDEFPKIETLLGRKMKWTRLTHQDAIGADLHSVSTYKATYTLTQPELLEGAKVYFWKSTGHFKTVFEAAPQLFKPHFALHAVGPGRTLGFVKAHLRSNGWTDENLTEGLLVVLNERELTREFV, encoded by the coding sequence ATGAAGCTGGTGTTGGCCGCTAGGCAATCAGATCTTGCGCGGCTGCAGGCTTACGAAACCGGACGAGCCCTCGAAGAAGCTGGTCGCAAACAGTCCAAGAACATAAAAATAGAATACCGATTTCGGTCTTCACTCGGGGATCAACGAGGTGACGATCCACTTTGGAAAATGCCCGAGAAGGGCGTCTTTACGGAAGACTTTCTGAATGATCTAGAGTCAGGCAACGTGGATTTGGTTGTTCATTCGTGGAAAGACCTTCCTGTCGCCGAACGGCCCTCAACACTCATCGCTGCAACTCTCGACCGCGCCGACGTTCGGGACGTAATTCTTGTCCGAAAGGACCATTGGGAGGCACGGAAGCTTGGAAGTGAATCAGGTCCGTTTCGCATTCTGACCTCCTCGCCGCGTAGGACATATTGCCTGGAACAAGTTCTAGAGTGGGCGCTTCCATGGTCCCAGTGCAAAGCGGGGCGGCCGCAAATGGAGTTTGTTCCGGTGCGGGGCAATATTGCAACTCGAGTGGGAAAGATTGGCCAGGCTCACGCGTTGGTGGTTGCGAAAGCCGCTTTGGACCGTCTTTTGGAAAGCGCTAGATATCAGGATATCGATCCGGCGTTTGCACACTCCGCCGAAGAGCTCAGGAACGCGGTTAAGAATTTGAATTTTGTTGTCCTGCCGCTTTCTATGATCCCGACGGCGGCCGCGCAAGGAGCACTTGCAATTGAGGTGCGCAAAGATCATCACGAGCTACTTGAGCTTTGTCGCCTTATTGATAGCTCCCGCGATCGTGAATGCGTCGAAGAAGAGCGCAATATTTTGGCCAGCTACGGCGGTGGATGTCATCAAAAGATTGGTGTCACGATTCTCAAGCGCGATTACGGCAAAGTTAAATTTTTACGAGGCCTAACAGATGCCGGAATCCGATTGGAAACGGCCAGTATACAAAGCTCTCGCTCGCAAAGGTTTTCCCCCGCCGTCGTCTGGGCAGGCGAGGGGATTCACATCGAGCGAAAGAGCTTGCCTCTTCAAGAAATTCAAAAAAATCTTCAACATTTTCTCGATGAAGCCGGTTCTGTCGTCGGATACTTTGTCGCACGAAATGAAGCTTTGCCTGCAGATTTGTTTACCGAGGGAAAGTGCGTCTGGACGGCGGGACTGACAACTTGGAAAAAGCTGACGGCACGAGGCGTTTGGGTTCATGGAAGCAGCGAGGGTTTAGGCGAGGACGAGTTCCCGAAAATTGAAACTTTGCTTGGGCGCAAAATGAAATGGACGCGCCTCACGCATCAAGATGCGATTGGTGCTGATTTACACTCTGTATCAACCTACAAAGCGACGTACACTTTGACTCAGCCGGAACTTTTGGAGGGTGCAAAGGTGTATTTCTGGAAAAGTACTGGGCACTTTAAAACTGTCTTTGAAGCAGCGCCGCAATTGTTCAAACCACATTTCGCCTTGCATGCTGTGGGTCCTGGGCGGACTCTCGGTTTTGTGAAGGCGCATTTGAGATCGAACGGTTGGACGGATGAAAACTTAACCGAGGGGCTCCTCGTCGTACTCAATGAAAGAGAACTTACCCGTGAATTCGTATGA
- the hemN gene encoding oxygen-independent coproporphyrinogen III oxidase yields MTQSNPLFKKYDIPAPRYTSYPTVPYWVDSPDRPKWLSELAKGLAAPDAKLSVYVHVPFCETLCTFCGCNTTITKDHKRESPYVSRLLQELELYVEKVPEIKQRETASVHFGGGTPTFLSASELERLVIGMDKLLNRTRHDFEGSIEVDPRRTNFAQLEVLRDLGFSRVSLGVQDFDPEVQRLVNRIQPFEQTKAITDAARTLGYTSVNFDLIYGLPKQTITTIERMIERTLFLRPDRIALYSFALVPWIKPAQRLFRDEDLPAGEEKRALYETARRALLGDGYVEIGMDHFALPEDGLAKAARDGTLHRNFMGYSDQRTDVLLGLGVSAISEAPGCFHQNEKVLPVWEENLDRKEIPTFRGHILTEEDRVQREQILRLMTKFEVRLRDEAQVNDVRNFLSEMINDGLVKIEDSVLKVQPTGRPFLRNACLALDSRLRAKTPEARIFSMSV; encoded by the coding sequence ATGACCCAGTCAAATCCCCTCTTCAAAAAGTACGATATCCCGGCACCACGGTACACGAGCTATCCGACAGTTCCCTACTGGGTCGACTCGCCCGACCGTCCAAAGTGGCTAAGTGAACTTGCCAAGGGCCTGGCAGCACCAGATGCGAAACTTTCTGTCTACGTCCATGTGCCGTTCTGTGAAACTTTGTGCACTTTTTGTGGATGTAACACGACCATCACAAAAGATCACAAGCGAGAAAGCCCGTATGTCAGCAGACTTTTACAAGAGCTTGAACTTTACGTAGAAAAAGTGCCTGAGATAAAACAACGGGAAACTGCGAGTGTTCATTTTGGTGGTGGGACGCCAACGTTTTTGTCGGCCTCCGAACTGGAGCGACTTGTAATTGGAATGGACAAACTATTGAATCGAACGAGACATGATTTCGAAGGCAGTATCGAAGTCGATCCAAGGCGAACCAATTTCGCACAGCTGGAAGTATTGCGTGACCTCGGTTTCAGTCGCGTAAGCCTAGGCGTTCAGGATTTCGATCCCGAGGTCCAGCGCCTGGTAAATCGAATCCAACCTTTTGAACAAACCAAGGCGATTACCGATGCCGCACGAACACTCGGCTATACTTCCGTCAATTTCGATTTGATTTATGGACTTCCCAAGCAAACGATTACAACGATCGAAAGAATGATCGAACGCACTCTGTTTTTGAGGCCCGATCGGATTGCTCTTTATTCGTTTGCACTTGTTCCATGGATTAAGCCGGCGCAAAGACTTTTTCGAGATGAAGACTTGCCAGCAGGCGAAGAAAAACGAGCGCTCTACGAAACCGCCAGACGCGCGCTTCTTGGTGATGGCTATGTCGAAATCGGCATGGACCACTTTGCACTTCCTGAAGACGGTCTTGCAAAAGCTGCTAGAGATGGCACCCTTCATCGAAATTTTATGGGGTATTCGGATCAGCGCACGGACGTGTTGTTGGGCCTCGGCGTTTCGGCGATTTCCGAGGCGCCAGGCTGTTTTCATCAGAATGAAAAAGTTCTACCAGTTTGGGAAGAGAATCTGGATAGGAAGGAGATTCCAACGTTTCGCGGTCATATCTTGACGGAAGAAGATCGGGTGCAGCGCGAGCAGATTTTGCGATTGATGACTAAGTTTGAAGTTCGCCTACGAGACGAAGCACAGGTAAATGATGTGCGAAACTTTCTTTCAGAAATGATTAATGATGGCTTGGTCAAAATTGAAGACTCGGTCTTAAAAGTCCAGCCCACCGGACGGCCTTTTTTACGCAACGCTTGCCTTGCTTTGGATTCGCGTCTTCGCGCAAAAACGCCGGAAGCGCGCATCTTTTCGATGAGTGTTTAA
- a CDS encoding transglycosylase SLT domain-containing protein: MISLLASNSQEASLTSASDTDQDACEGLCGTEPSSSTSMGRFLETQIAERVERVSGKTWTKLDRLKMARELSVAIAKASYEFDVDPFLLLAMVEVESRYNKMAVGTVGERGLLQIRPQTAKWIIPVHDELHECDLHEVGCNISTGAKYLGYLETQTAKREIEFESPLAQRAFVLRSYNLGPARAYRLAMEQEVELESDRMPATSEAIATEPASETPTVLSYADKISTRASRFQSWYLQAATSKQVVTTVALAN, encoded by the coding sequence GTGATTAGTTTGCTCGCTTCCAACTCCCAGGAGGCCTCGCTTACCTCTGCCTCCGATACCGATCAGGACGCGTGTGAAGGTCTCTGCGGCACCGAACCTTCATCATCGACTTCTATGGGTCGATTTCTCGAGACTCAGATTGCAGAGCGCGTAGAGCGCGTCAGCGGTAAAACGTGGACCAAGTTGGACCGTCTAAAAATGGCCCGAGAACTTTCGGTCGCAATCGCTAAAGCCTCCTACGAATTTGATGTCGACCCGTTCCTTCTTTTGGCAATGGTGGAAGTAGAAAGCCGTTATAACAAGATGGCTGTCGGAACAGTTGGCGAACGTGGGCTCTTACAAATCAGGCCGCAAACCGCCAAGTGGATCATCCCGGTCCACGATGAACTCCACGAGTGCGATCTACATGAAGTAGGATGCAACATTAGCACTGGCGCGAAATATCTCGGCTATCTCGAAACCCAAACTGCTAAGCGAGAGATCGAGTTCGAAAGTCCGCTTGCCCAACGCGCATTCGTTCTTCGCTCCTATAACTTAGGTCCTGCTCGAGCTTACCGTTTAGCGATGGAGCAAGAAGTCGAACTTGAATCCGATCGGATGCCTGCGACATCAGAAGCCATCGCGACTGAGCCTGCTAGCGAGACGCCGACGGTACTTTCCTATGCCGATAAAATTTCAACTCGCGCCAGCCGTTTCCAATCATGGTACCTTCAAGCGGCAACTTCGAAACAAGTCGTGACCACCGTCGCCTTGGCAAACTAA